DNA from Agarilytica rhodophyticola:
GAGCTGCTTGATGCTAGCAATCATACTGAAGGCCATCAGGCCTCCCTTGAAATGCAAAAAAGTAAGCTTGTCGATAGCTCTAAAACCCCATCAGCTAAGATTATTAACAAGCTAAGTGAAAATAATTTGAGTTTCGCTAAATATGCATTGGACTTATCTAGTCACTACAATCAATTTTTAAGCACTCACGGCCTACCGGAATCGATCACTAAGCGAATGCACCACATGGCCGAAGAATCCACGAATGAGCAAAAAAGTGTTGATGATACTAGCAAGCAGGACTTTGATCAGTTCCTAGCGGACTATTATAAGCAATACAGCCTTTGCTCGGGTAGTTAAGGCCTAATAGGCCCAGGCTATTTTTGCACAATAAATGAATTAAAAAACACCTCGATCACATCTTCTCGAGGTGTTTTATTTTCAGCTTCTAAAACATCTCGAATCTGCTCCAATGCATCCATTCTTATTTTCTCTCGCCCCTCTTGAGAGCTGACAGTTTCGCTGGTTTGGGAAGAAAATAACATCACCATATTATTGCGTATAAAGGGCATATGGAATCTCACTGCATTGCCAGTGTCGATATTAGCAACTCTCACAGATACTTCTGTTTTGATATAACGCAAACGACCTGCACCGCCATAATTCACCACAAAAGGAGGTTTCAGAGGTAAATAAATTGCAGGGGGAGGTGCGTTTTCTTCGCCTTCTGCCGCTTCCTCTTCAGCGTAGAGATAAACAGATTGAAAACATAGAAATAAAGCGATACATAAGCGACACCAAAGAGGCCACAAAATAGATTTAAGCATTATCTTTCATATACCTCTCAGGTAAGTGGCAAATCGATATGTATTGAGTATAGTCGCTACCAAGTAGGGAGTGAGATATTTTAGATTATTTCTTAATACCTATAAGCTCGTCTTATGCCTATGTCTCACTTAATACCGAGCACATCAAGAGTAAAAGTTCACGGTTAAAGCTTACCACCAAAGCTTCAAACACCTCGCAGATAAATCAGTATCATGCCGGCAAGTTGGCACGAAAAAGCATTATATTGCGCCTTTTCTTCAGGCGTAATTGTTTTTGTTAACGTAAATAAGAGGCGGCATGAAGTATTTCGTTTTGATGACAATTTTAAAAAGCTTCAACCTCGTTATCATTTTTAGCACGGACTATCACAGATTAAATAATGTTTTTTTTACTATACTTACGTAGGAGCTACTAGCGATAACAGCGAATCAAACTATTCCTGATAGATATGTAGATACGTATAAAAGTGAGTGCAGCGCCAGAGAATCACAATAATGTTTGGTACATGTTTAAACGCTTACAAAATGGTACTGATAACACCTAAGTACTCCGACTTTTACATCATGATATTTATATAAAAATTAGTATTGAAACGCTTGCTCTGTGCGCTGAGATACCCTATCTTGGGGTTCAGGGAAAGCAAGGATATCGCTGTAAAAAAAACGATCAGCGATTAGTTTTCAACCACGTAATTTACGTTATTAAAAAGGCAAAGCATACATGTTAGAAGACTGTAAAACCGCACAAGAAAGATGGGGCGGTGTTAGCGAGATAATCGATCGTTGGCTAATAGAACGCAAAGAGCTTCTTATACAATACTGCAAGTTATCCGATGTTGCAGAACAAGCGGATGACGCTTATTGTGCACCATTGGTGCAACGCCTTTGCCAAATCATGGTGGATTATATATCCGCAGGACATTTTGAAGTTTACGATCAGCTCGTTAAAGAAGGCCAAGAATTTGGAGACAAAGAAGGCTTAAGATCAGCCAGCAATTCTTTTAAAATTGTTGATATGAGCACTGAGAAAATCCTAGATTTTAATGACAAGTACCAAGAAACTGATGATTTGGATAACATCCTCACAGATTTGTCACATCTAGGGGAAGTTCTTGCCGCACGTATTGAAGCAGAAGATAGTATGATCGAAGTTCTGCATGTAGCTCACAAAGATAAGGTCGAGTCATAGATTGATCCCGAGCGATTCTCTATAGAGTCGCTAAATCAATCTTAGGGCATTCTTCTCTATTTTGCCTCTAAGGCAAATTCTCTATATCTCATGATCCTCGATATAAAGTGCTATGCTTGGTTTATAGTTATCCCAAGTTAAGTACTTATAATGTGGAACGCGCTAATCTTTATCTTCATTATCTTTTTTCTGACCTCCTGCGATAAAGCAGGTAAGCCAACGGCATCTCTAGAAGTCGCAGCAAAGGGAATTCATGGTGCAGCCTTAAGTGATGATAGCCAATTTGCTGTTGTAGGTTCTATTCATCATGGCGGAAGCTATTGGCATATTCCACCAGAAGAAAGACTTTTTAATTGGAATCATAAACAAAATGAAACCACTACGATTATTGTAGCGGACATTTCTCATAGAGGTAATTGGGCGCTAACAGCCAACCCGTTTAATCTTGTTCTGTGGAATACCAAGTCGGGCGAAGGTGAGCGTTTTTGGTCTGCGCCTGGAGAGATATTAGATGCGGAACTAGGCCCAAATGCAGTATTCGCATTGCTTGGCTTAAGCGACCATAGCGCTGTTATATTTGATATTCGTAGAGGTGGAATACAGCATACCTTTGTACATACCAACCGTGTGCGCACAGTAGATTTAAGCCGTGACGGTAGGCTGGCTTTAACCGGATCAGAAGATTTCACAGCTAATCTATGGGATGTTAAATCTGGTAAAAAACTGACGACGATCAAACACCGAGACGATGTACAGCTTGTAAAATTATCCCCAGATGGCTCTCTGGCTCTATCAGTGAGTAAATATGATCAGGCATTAATATGGGAAACGGCCACAACGGAAGTAGTGGGTGATATTGCGCTCAATGCCGAGAAATTAAAACGAGGCCTGACGTTTATTAGTGCCCGTTTTAACGAAGATAATACCCGGCTCCTGACAGGACGGTCTGATCGCACAGTAGAGCTCTGGGACATCACCAGTATGTCTAAGTTAGCTCGCTGGAAATTACCGAAAAGAAGCGCATGGAAACCCACAAGCGCAGCAGTTATAGATGTGGGTTTTGGGCAAGAGAATACTTACTTCGCTATAGCCTCTAATGGTTTTATTCATAAACTTAAGTGAGTAAAGGTGGATACACAATGCTATTCACTACTCTTTTCAATTCTTAACAGTTCTATCTCGAATATTAGGGTTGCATTAGGGCCAACCTTCCCGCTGCCAGATTCCCCATAAGCTAAGGCTGGAGGGATAAATAATTTCCATTTAGCGCCAGTATTCATTAGTTGCAAACCTTCAACCCATCCAGGGATAACTTGATTAACAATAAAATCAACATTCTCACCACTATCAAAAACTTCTCCGTCGACAAAACTCCCTTGATAATTGACGTAGACACGATCCGTAACCTCAGAAGTTGCACCGCTACCAGGGGTAACAATTTCATACTGTAATCCGCTCTTAGTCGTTACAACATTTTCACGTTTTCCATTTTCCGACAAAAACAACTGCCCTTGAGCAGAATTTCGTTCTGTATCACGAGCTAGCAATTCTTGCCTACGCTCTTGAAGCTCTGTTTGAAATGTCGTCATAGCTGCGCGCATTTCTTCCTTACTCATGCGTGGCTCTACCCCATTATTGAAGTCTGCAATAGCGATACTAGTTACTTCGGCATCTAATGAATAGCCTTCTTTGTGAAGTTGCTGTGCTGTGTTAAAGCCTATGACATAACTTACTTTTTGTTCGATGGTATCCAGCGCAACGTGTGGTTCAACCTTATTTTCAGCAGCTTTTCGTTCGCATGCAGAAGTAAACAATAGGACGCAATAAGCAATCGTTAATTGTTTTTTCATAGCAAAATCCACCGTTGGAAAAGATGCAAAATTAAAGTATATCCAAGCCATGCTCCGTGATACAGTAAAAACGCGCAATGAGTCTCATTGTGACAAAAGAAGGCGCACCAATTTAGGTATACAAGATAAACACTTAATCTATGTATTTTTTTCTTATTGTTATATGGCTATAATTGGTGTGGGAAAAATTGTATGTAGAAGTTGTTTCATAACTCGCGAACGCAGAGTGCAGCCGTTATTAAATGACTTCTAGTCTTTCCCCAAAGACAAGATTATTGTTTTCAAACATTTTCATTTAGCTCATTGACCAATTCACAACAGGGTTTCGACATGGCCGCAAAAAAGAAAGCAACTGTCTCGGTAGAGGGGATAGAGAAAGAAATTGCCCAACTAGAAGCAAAGCTTGAGACAGCTCGCAATAAGAAGCTAGCAACTGCTCAGAAGGCTTTCACAAAGGCACAGACAACAGCAGCAAAAGCCAAACAAAAGCTAGCAACTTTGAATACAAAAACAAAAGCCGCTATGGATGCGTCGAAAAAGACTAAGTCCGCCGCTGCAAAAACACGACTTGAAAAAGCCAAAGCTGCCGCTGCGACGCAAAAGGAGCTTGTCTCTGAGCTAAGCACAGCAATGCAGGCTAGCAAAGCCGATTTAGACCAAATCAAAGATCAAATCAAGCTAGCTAAAGAGATGGCTGCTCTCGCTAACAAGATCACTCAAGAGAAAACCAAAGGTGCTGCACCTAAAAAGGCCCCAGCTAAAAAGAAAGCCGTAGCCAAGAAGAAAGCTGTTGCTAAAAAGAAAGTGGCTGCTGAGGCCGCTACACCTAAAACCACAGCTAAAAAGGCCGCCACCAAGAAAGCTGCCGTTAAGAAGGTAGCAGCAAAAAAAGCCGTAGCGAGTAAACCAAAAGCTGCTCCCAAAAAAGCAGCAGCAAAAAAAGCTGTGGCAAAGAAAGCTGAAGCCAAAACCACTAATGTAAGCTCAGATGCTGATAAGGAAAAGAAAACCACCGCTTCTGCAAACAAAACTACTAAGCCTAAGAGAGTGACAAAGCCTAAGAAGGCAAAGGAAGAAAGCAAAGAAGCAGAGAAGCAAACTACAGTAGCTGCAGCGGAAGTAGTTGAAACCGAAGCTAAAGAACCTTCAACTCCAGCAGTAGAGACTGCCGCTACTCCTATGGAAGTAGAGGAAACGCCTAAAGCTGAAGTATCATCTTCATCAGAAACAGATTCTGAGAACACTAGTAACTCAGAAGAATCTGCTAGCTCCGAAAAGCCTTCAACTCAAGAAGAATCTTCAGCCGAAGCAAAAGAAGAGGATACTGAAGAAAAAGAGAAGCAAGAACCTGAAGCTCCAACA
Protein-coding regions in this window:
- a CDS encoding flagellar basal body-associated FliL family protein: MLKSILWPLWCRLCIALFLCFQSVYLYAEEEAAEGEENAPPPAIYLPLKPPFVVNYGGAGRLRYIKTEVSVRVANIDTGNAVRFHMPFIRNNMVMLFSSQTSETVSSQEGREKIRMDALEQIRDVLEAENKTPREDVIEVFFNSFIVQK
- the rsd gene encoding sigma D regulator codes for the protein MLEDCKTAQERWGGVSEIIDRWLIERKELLIQYCKLSDVAEQADDAYCAPLVQRLCQIMVDYISAGHFEVYDQLVKEGQEFGDKEGLRSASNSFKIVDMSTEKILDFNDKYQETDDLDNILTDLSHLGEVLAARIEAEDSMIEVLHVAHKDKVES
- a CDS encoding WD40 repeat domain-containing protein → MWNALIFIFIIFFLTSCDKAGKPTASLEVAAKGIHGAALSDDSQFAVVGSIHHGGSYWHIPPEERLFNWNHKQNETTTIIVADISHRGNWALTANPFNLVLWNTKSGEGERFWSAPGEILDAELGPNAVFALLGLSDHSAVIFDIRRGGIQHTFVHTNRVRTVDLSRDGRLALTGSEDFTANLWDVKSGKKLTTIKHRDDVQLVKLSPDGSLALSVSKYDQALIWETATTEVVGDIALNAEKLKRGLTFISARFNEDNTRLLTGRSDRTVELWDITSMSKLARWKLPKRSAWKPTSAAVIDVGFGQENTYFAIASNGFIHKLK
- a CDS encoding FKBP-type peptidyl-prolyl cis-trans isomerase, with amino-acid sequence MKKQLTIAYCVLLFTSACERKAAENKVEPHVALDTIEQKVSYVIGFNTAQQLHKEGYSLDAEVTSIAIADFNNGVEPRMSKEEMRAAMTTFQTELQERRQELLARDTERNSAQGQLFLSENGKRENVVTTKSGLQYEIVTPGSGATSEVTDRVYVNYQGSFVDGEVFDSGENVDFIVNQVIPGWVEGLQLMNTGAKWKLFIPPALAYGESGSGKVGPNATLIFEIELLRIEKSSE